The genomic interval GATGGTGTGGTTCGACTTTCGTGGAAGGAGGTCGTCTACCCAAAGTTCATCCACGACCCTTCGGAGGAGCTGGCCTTGATGTCGAACTACGACGGCTCCATAACCGGCCGCCTGCCCAGTGaggggggcagcagcagcctcgGGGGCTGGGGTGgctcatcctctggggaacTGGACTCCTGGTCCTGggacgaggaggaagatgatCTACAACCGGACGGCCTGGACTCTGGGTCAGCGCTCCCCCGGCGAAGGCGCAGCGAAGATGGGCTTGGGCGGACAGCCAGGCACCCTCAGCTTGACGGGGACTATGTGGAGCTGTTGGAGCCCAGAGGGGGTCCTGACGGGGGGGTCGACCCACGGCAAAGGTACCTGGAGATGCATGGGATCTCCAAGACCAAGACGTTGCCTCTGTGCAGGAGAAGTAAGGCCATCAAACTCCGAAAGGGCAGAGCTTGGGGATATGGGAGAATTGAAAGGTCAGGAAGCCTTCGGGCTGTTCTTGGTGCCAAAGGAGACGTGGCGAACCCCAAAGGTGACACGTTAGCGCCTCGGCCTCCTCCAGGAGTCGCTGAGCCTTGCAGAGGGAGGCGGTCTtattcctcctctgtccttgaCTCTGACGAAGGAGATAAAACCAGCAGGGACTCGGGGGGCGTAGGAAGCGGCCAGCTTTTTTTTGAAGGCCCATCCAAGGAGAGGAGGCCAGGCGTTggcaaggagagagagagcagcggcCTCACGCAGCCGTGCAGAGATGAGCACAGAAGTAAAGACTCAGAGAGCGGCGACAGTTTGGTCACAAACGAAATCCATGCGTTGACGAACCACAAAGTGGAGCATGTCGTAGAGGGCCACTCGGATCACGGATCTCATTCAGACTCGGTCTTTGAGGACACTGATAAAccactgagtggtgacagtgacgCCACCACGCCGACATCAGATGCACCAGAGAGACCATTCACTGGCGTTTCAGAAAGTGGAGACATCACCAACAGTGGGTCCAGAACAACGAGTTCGTCTAAGCCGAAGGTGGCAGAGGAACGGGAAGGAGGAAAGACGGAGGACAGGATGTGTCCCAGAGGAAAGGAAGTTAAAACTGCAGGATTCAGAGCACCACGGTACTGATTTATTTCTTATGATTCTttcatcttttccttcttcACACGTCCATATGAAAGTGCAGATACGTAACACGTAGGTGCAACCTCTGTGCACAAGGTACAGATTGTCCGAACGTACATATATTCAGCCCTGAAGCAGATTATACAAACCTCACTCTGAAGATCATTATATCCGAAGAGCGTGATTATTAACTTTCTATTAAACGTCTTTAGGAGGAAAAGGAAGGGGAAGGGGGCCAAAGGAAGAGCCAGGTCTGCCGGGCGTGCACACCACAAGGTCTCGAAGCTGCAGAGTAAAGCTCCTCTGTCAGGTCCGacctgcagctccacttccACAAAGCTGCCGGTCACAGAGGAGAACCAGTCGGAACAAACAGGACCGGCTGACGAACCTGATGCGGCGCCCACTGCAACCAAAGAGGCCGCGGAGAACACGAAGAAAAGCGGCGCAGGTCTGTAGGAAATTAGACGTTTATACACAAGCATCAGATTTGAAATGTTCTACATCTTGaatattctcttttttctctcaacaGAGACGGAAGCTGAGTCTTTATCCGTCTGTAACGGACAATCCGGCACATCCCTATTTAACCACTCTAATGAAGAGCCACAGTCAGCAGAGACATGTCCCGACCAACTGAACGGCATCTTGTTTAAAGAGCCGCCCCGGCTCAGGGAATTGAACACGGAACTCCTCCAGTCAGGGAAGCTGAAGTTGACAGGCGAGTTTCTTTCAGGCTTATTGTGTGCGACGGAGAGTCGGCTCAAATTTCTTCTACTTAGTTTGTCTTGacattgttgtgttgtctttgttCTCTGCTGTTCACTGTTGTCAAGTCCAGGGCTGGGAACCTGTAAAACGACAGAAACCGTGTTTCGGAAAAGTATATTTGACATGGACTTtgtttagtttggcccatgttccgtctgctaacatggaggaggcggggtttatgacttatactggTCACGCACCAGGGGGCTTCaattttggggagctgtcatggcgtccatctttatatacagtctataacGTGCACCTTTAAACACCTTAAAAATGGCTAATTCAGCTCAGGCAACATTATACTTTCTGCGTGCAGCTCTAaaagcattatgggaaatgtagttccTGATTCGTGTTGTATTCACGCTGTACTTTCTCTCGGCTTCCCCACTCAACGCTAACTCTGGTGCTCGCGGGCAACAGGGACTGTGGACCGGTTGGGACGCGCTCTGGTTGTCACGGAGACGGACGCCTCAGCGGAGGGTTTGTGTGAGGACGAGACGGTTCGGGTCCTGGCCTGCTACCACAGCATCACCCGGTAACACCCCCTTCTTCCAGGTTTACACGTATAATTAGAGAATGAAGGCTTGTAAGTGTCGATCACATCACAATACTTTAATAATATATGAAATCCCTGTTGTTCCATTTGATTCTTGTCAAGCTGCTCATTTACAAACCTGTAAAAAGTGCATAATGATTATATTTGTCTCGACTCGCATTTTGTTGACTTTGCCAAAAAGGTGGAGTTAGCGAAACGTAACGTGCGCCAGAAAAATGCTCAAAGGAAgtttaatgatataaaatatagaCGACCGTGTAATTTCAGTGTAAAAAAGGTTGAATTATAGgcatcatctttatttatttaaagcaacactatgtaaaaagtctttttaactgatccacagcttttctcttcaacttgctggagCTGATTCAAGTTATATATTGTACCTTTAACTGCAGGTGTCTCATTTTTAAAAGAAGTGTGTTCTTGTCTAACTCCTGCTCTCCTGCCTCTGTccctccgtccgtccgtccgtccgtccgtcctcATCAGGCCGGCAGCCAAAGACAAAGGTCTCACGGTGTTAATGGACAGCAGACGCTCTCCACCCTCCGCCCGCTGCCTCGCTGCACTTCAAAAGTTCCAGGTGAGAGGAACAAAATGAAAGTTCAGCCCTTCGTGTTTGCttgtgtgcttttaatttgcCTGCAGATGTGATCAAGTAGCTCCatcacatgtgtttctgtgcatgttgcagctgctggTCCCTGGCGGCCTCGGGTCGGTTCTGGTTTTgttggaggagcagcaggagtcCATCGCTCTCGATGTGGACGGAGCAGAGGTGAGCTCATGCAAATCACATGTTTACGGCTCAAGGACCAAAAGTGCAACCACTCATTTTCCTTTAGTTCAGTTTGATTTCACGTCCAAGTGGAAGTAACTTTTCACAAaccctgttttgtttgtgtcggTTGCTGAAAACTTGATGATCATCAGACGCTCGTATCTGAAGCTTGAAAGCAAATCGGTTTCCATACGTTTGGCTCGAGTAGAGTTCGTAAATAACTCCCATGTTACCGGTAATTCAGCTCGATGCTCTTGCGTTGATCTGCAGAGATCCTCCTCGCACTCAGGCATGAGAACATTCCTCTCGCCATGTGGTTTGTATTTTAACCTGGCGCCGGAAAACGTTTGCATGTTAAAGTGGAATCCCGCCCAGAAGATGTTCACGCTGAGCCGTGGTGGGTTCTTTTATCCGTGCGgatgaataaacaaatggaGATAGAACTGGAAGAGGAGAACTTGCTTTTGCTTTCTCAGctctttctttaaaacaaaaagctgaaattAATTACGTCAGGCTCTCAGAAGCAAGAAGGACGAGTTTGTGTCTACAGCCACGAGAAGCCTTGTGAAGATAAAGGTTTATACTGAAGGGTAAACTTTCCTCTGTTGACTCTTTGTGTCATTTCCTGTCCGTTGTGTTTAGATCCACATGGTGCAGGGAACCGGGgtcctgcagcagtttgtggacaagcagcagctgctcacagAGATGGACGGAGACTTCGTCCACTGTCACTCGGACTGGCTCGCCTTCAGACTGGTGAGAACCTCGTGGTTCTTCTTCTGTGGATTAATGTGGATTCTCAAATGAGCTGAGGgggtggccaaaggtcaaagggcaaaggtcaaggtcacggtggcctcgcaaaacatgatatctcaagtctgcctctAGTGACCTCACATCAGTGTGTAGACTGGTCAGGGCGGTTACTCTACTTTCCTCTAACTTTCTACATCCTCCACAGTTTCTTTCTAATTTTCCCGGTAGATCTACTTCAGCCCGAAGCAGCCGGATCTCCTGACCTGAGTGTTCTGTGAAATGGTCTTCGGGGGAAATTGAGCATGAAATGATCACTTGAGGGTTTTCAGGTTGACTGATATCTGTGCTTTTGCTAAATTAATCAGATTTATCGgtttaaattacattaaagCTGTTTCCGCGCAGAGTTGCTGCAGTTTTTCAAATATGTAGATTTCAAATGTAgcttaaaatatataataggCTGTAGCTGGAGAATGTTTGTCTGAATATCTAACATCTCTTAAATTTTCTGATATGGAATTCGTTGTTGACAGAAATAAATCTGGAAAGGTTTTTGTTCTGAGGACATTTCAAAATTGTAATTAAGTAAATGGGTGGAATTGAAATGTAACAACTGagttttcaaatttaaaatcttaCCACCGATAGCGAGGCTGTAGAGGGGGAGGAGTGTCGGGAGCAGGACGGGCAGACGAGACGATGTCCGCTGGTGGTCGGCGTTGTCACAGATTCATGATGAACTGGGTGCGAAGGACAAAtcaagaaaagacaaaacaaaaaggacatttaaagACTCTTAATGGGTTTTTCCCCAGACAGTTTATGTTGCGTTATCCAAACAGACCCAAACATGTTCCTGTCCTCTGTGCTTCCTCTGACCTCTCCCATGGACTCCATGAGCGAGCTCCTACTTTAAACTTGCTTGACGGACGGTTTGTGTAAAACTTCTTGTACTTTTTTCCCGTCAGAGCCTGGAGAGTCTGACAGAGCGTTGTGAGAGCGCCCTCATGCTGCTGGGAGAAGCACTGCAGTCGATGGACACTGAGCCACTGCCAGACAACATCAAggtcttttttaatttctcaacACTGATTCTGACACTAAAGCTGATTTCAgatttcactgtgtttgcttTGGTAATCGTCACAAATTTCCAGAAACCTCTCAGAATCATTTTCTTGGTTTTCCTCCAGGCGGTTCCTCTGAGCATCGACAAACACCGACAGCTGATGGCGAGCGTCCTGGCCGACCAGCGCCTaactgagctgcagcaaaggGGCGGGGCCTGGCTGGCCGGACTGACCAATAGCACATCTGGACTAGCACAGAAGTCGCCAGACTGCAGGTACTGAAAGATTTATCTCTCTATGATGTACTAGAATGATAGATTTACAAATAGGACCAAACTGTTTGAAAAGTTTGAAAGTTAAAATTCCCACAGTCAGTGAATCTATCTCCAAACAAAGAATTGATGAATCGTATTGAAAAAGAAGTGAAACAAATATTCCACGACCTTTATTTATAGCAGCAATGTGTGCGTCTGCTTATACGTGGATAATAAAAGGCTATTTTTGCTGTTATGCTCTGGAGACGGCTTGAATATACATTACGCTCGGCTGCATTGAAGTTAGTTTAAAGAAGCCGTGACATTCAGAACAACAGGAATCAGACAAacgctcacacatgcacgaaCCAGCGAGCAGCCTGGTCTCGAGGGGCCGAGGAGGATCTGCATCTCTCTCCTTTTTAAGTCAGACTGACGCATTATTTTGTGGAGATGAGTTATAGGTTAAAAATATTCCTCATCTGGAAAacaaagttgtttgtttttagccCAAAAGAATGAAtcccagctggaggaggaagaggaggatgagacgGAGGATGAGACGGAGGACAGGGCGAAGcggcgtgtttgtttgtgaccgATTTTCAGCTCAAACAGGATCTAAACTCCGTTGTATCTGCGGCGGTTCCTCCTCTGCGTTAATGAGTTTTGGCTCATTCTGCGCACGAATGAGGCCAAAGACAAGTGAAGGCTCGTCGCTGATTTGattccttcttcttttctgaCAGCTGCTCTGCAACGCTTCTGGTTTTTCCTCGTAATTACATATTTTCCACAAGCCAAAATATATGTGATTTTGGCCGAGATCTCGCAGCCATTTGGAATCTGattataaaagagaaaacaagataCTTCTCTCACCTGCTCGTCTTTGATTCTCGTCTTCTCAGGGCTGCGCTCGCCGCCACCTCCAAACTCTACGACAGCGTGGACGACGCCCTCCACAGGCTCGTCCGAGTGTCCAACCAGAGAGGTCGCGACCTGGAGGCTCTGGGGCGACTGGCCGGGCTGGCAGACAAACTGGAAAAGGTGTGTGAGGAAGGAAATGGACGAGTGGTTTATTCTCAACTGGAAAAGTATTAAAGAGAGTAAACGGttccctgatgaaaccacatttaggTTTTTCTCATCAAGACCCATCAACTAttgttaacatgtttaaaaatccttccaccaagtttcgaggaaatctgtccagtagtttttgtgaaataccacccccccccctctctctctctctctctctcttttccccctctcctccacagtgCGATAAGGAGATCGAGCGAGTCCAGTCCCAGCTGGAGGATTACAAGgaccctcctctctccctcagccGACTCTCCCTCAAGCAGCAGAAGTTTAAGACCTTCAGAGAGACGGCGAATGTGAGTGTTCGATAGCTAACGCCACGGAATCGTGTGTAcgacatttgtcatttttcaacGTACGTGAGGAGTCAATGAGGGAAAGTTGTAAACAGATGTGCGTTGAGGCCACAGTGGTGCGTTTGTGTGCGGGCTGATGTGGACGTTGTGTATTTCCGTCAGAGTTATTCCAGTCATGATTTCCTCCGGAGGTTTTCCAGGCATAGGCCTCACACTGGATCTTCTTGAATCCTTCAGGAGCTGCACAGTGAGACTCTGTCCGTGCTCAGTGTCCTGGAGAGCTGGTGCGAGCTGGACTGGGCGGGTCTGAGCAACGTCCAGATCCGACTTCCTCCTGTGAGGGAGAAGCTGAGAGACATGTcccactgtctgtctgactgctGGACCACCCTGGACAACACGCAGAGGCTGCTGT from Hippoglossus stenolepis isolate QCI-W04-F060 chromosome 23, HSTE1.2, whole genome shotgun sequence carries:
- the arhgef40 gene encoding rho guanine nucleotide exchange factor 40 isoform X1; its protein translation is MGSEAMEDCVQGALSSLYPPFESTAPPLLSQVFSVLESTYQHDSLRYLLDYFVPAKHLLHKLQQHACSQYLGCLFLHSGWPLCLGEKVVVQLSTLDWRLLRSNDFYLQVVPFSTRCPRLALKCLAPGGRTVQEILVPESQHPLVFTSEWLHSINKERGHKREVGGGLDTCLVSTCDGVVRLSWKEVVYPKFIHDPSEELALMSNYDGSITGRLPSEGGSSSLGGWGGSSSGELDSWSWDEEEDDLQPDGLDSGSALPRRRRSEDGLGRTARHPQLDGDYVELLEPRGGPDGGVDPRQRYLEMHGISKTKTLPLCRRSKAIKLRKGRAWGYGRIERSGSLRAVLGAKGDVANPKGDTLAPRPPPGVAEPCRGRRSYSSSVLDSDEGDKTSRDSGGVGSGQLFFEGPSKERRPGVGKERESSGLTQPCRDEHRSKDSESGDSLVTNEIHALTNHKVEHVVEGHSDHGSHSDSVFEDTDKPLSGDSDATTPTSDAPERPFTGVSESGDITNSGSRTTSSSKPKVAEEREGGKTEDRMCPRGKEVKTAGFRAPRRKRKGKGAKGRARSAGRAHHKVSKLQSKAPLSGPTCSSTSTKLPVTEENQSEQTGPADEPDAAPTATKEAAENTKKSGAETEAESLSVCNGQSGTSLFNHSNEEPQSAETCPDQLNGILFKEPPRLRELNTELLQSGKLKLTGTVDRLGRALVVTETDASAEGLCEDETVRVLACYHSITRPAAKDKGLTVLMDSRRSPPSARCLAALQKFQLLVPGGLGSVLVLLEEQQESIALDVDGAEIHMVQGTGVLQQFVDKQQLLTEMDGDFVHCHSDWLAFRLSLESLTERCESALMLLGEALQSMDTEPLPDNIKAVPLSIDKHRQLMASVLADQRLTELQQRGGAWLAGLTNSTSGLAQKSPDCRAALAATSKLYDSVDDALHRLVRVSNQRGRDLEALGRLAGLADKLEKCDKEIERVQSQLEDYKDPPLSLSRLSLKQQKFKTFRETANELHSETLSVLSVLESWCELDWAGLSNVQIRLPPVREKLRDMSHCLSDCWTTLDNTQRLLSTLTEATQWCDAVSSSSSSSSSSSNTCPLASLPPIPPSRFQDARSLALELGGGALLDFWTQTVERYQRTVAQVKPRFLQSDRGQNPGQGKPKTPSASSLWDLMGPEGEGDWGLGAGGSEGGLQSWGSLASLFRPQTCSTLKIGEEKGNKKDGAGGGNGGGAGGGKFLQNLLNPGKKSPPEAPLPPKPPRKRHPSFDLQALLAPRRGTATPKPAESPVSGSSRNSPMSWLGRRAFADPVITTGMAAAIPGWGGGGAGGGVLIRGVEVSSKEVVDHTGSPRQHVLLGRTERETGTDRTGSTPQSKLYLLWCRMLSSERQYVAVLKGVEETYLPLLELSDTPASIRGKADALFPNWAGLSSFHSQNLLPAMEGALVQSLLQQDCFSKYRERFLQYSHYIRTKPELDSPLVTQAADFFKSKLPAASPLSPLSFPHCLQAPTQRLEQYCEALEELGGINAASDSALPILRHAQRHGEDLRASDLIVGCPTPVVERGELVRQGELMVCGGGRRKRAGARNVFLYQHVVIFTKQKSPGPGRTAYSYKHSIKTGEMGLTQRVGDDGLRFEVWVRQAPRTKDCVTLQAQDREGREAWTHDIAQLLWTHAISNTELCLKESLCMGISSKLLLDATGTPGSELDSIYSLNDRVHSSCSDSSSVGSQKEGGSPASGRDPRRSSGSTSYSQSHSPSTAV
- the arhgef40 gene encoding rho guanine nucleotide exchange factor 40 isoform X2, whose amino-acid sequence is MGSEAMEDCVQGALSSLYPPFESTAPPLLSQVFSVLESTYQHDSLRYLLDYFVPAKHLLHKLQQHACSQYLGCLFLHSGWPLCLGEKVVVQLSTLDWRLLRSNDFYLQVVPFSTRCPRLALKCLAPGGRTVQEILVPESQHPLVFTSEWLHSINKERGHKREVGGGLDTCLVSTCDGVVRLSWKEVVYPKFIHDPSEELALMSNYDGSITGRLPSEGGSSSLGGWGGSSSGELDSWSWDEEEDDLQPDGLDSGSALPRRRRSEDGLGRTARHPQLDGDYVELLEPRGGPDGGVDPRQRYLEMHGISKTKTLPLCRRSKAIKLRKGRAWGYGRIERSGSLRAVLGAKGDVANPKGDTLAPRPPPGVAEPCRGRRSYSSSVLDSDEGDKTSRDSGGVGSGQLFFEGPSKERRPGVGKERESSGLTQPCRDEHRSKDSESGDSLVTNEIHALTNHKVEHVVEGHSDHGSHSDSVFEDTDKPLSGDSDATTPTSDAPERPFTGVSESGDITNSGSRTTSSSKPKVAEEREGGKTEDRMCPRGKEVKTAGFRAPRRKRKGKGAKGRARSAGRAHHKVSKLQSKAPLSGPTCSSTSTKLPVTEENQSEQTGPADEPDAAPTATKEAAENTKKSGAETEAESLSVCNGQSGTSLFNHSNEEPQSAETCPDQLNGILFKEPPRLRELNTELLQSGKLKLTGTVDRLGRALVVTETDASAEGLCEDETVRVLACYHSITRPAAKDKGLTVLMDSRRSPPSARCLAALQKFQLLVPGGLGSVLVLLEEQQESIALDVDGAEIHMVQGTGVLQQFVDKQQLLTEMDGDFVHCHSDWLAFRLSLESLTERCESALMLLGEALQSMDTEPLPDNIKAVPLSIDKHRQLMASVLADQRLTELQQRGGAWLAGLTNSTSGLAQKSPDCRAALAATSKLYDSVDDALHRLVRVSNQRGRDLEALGRLAGLADKLEKCDKEIERVQSQLEDYKDPPLSLSRLSLKQQKFKTFRETANELHSETLSVLSVLESWCELDWAGLSNVQIRLPPVREKLRDMSHCLSDCWTTLDNTQRLLSTLTEATQWCDAVSSSSSSSSSSSNTCPLASLPPIPPSRFQDARSLALELGGGALLDFWTQTVERYQRTVAQVKPRFLQSDRGQNPGQGKPKTPSASSLWDLMGPEGEGDWGLGAGGSEGGLQSWGSLASLFRPQTCSTLKIGEEKGNKKDGAGGGNGGGAGGGKFLQNLLNPGKKSPPEAPLPPKPPRKRHPSFDLQALLAPRRGTATPKPAESPVSGSSRNSPMSWLGRRAFADPVITTGMAAAIPGWGGGGAGGGVLIRGVEVSSKEVVDHTGSPRQHVLLGRTERETGTDRTGSTPQSKLYLLWCRMLSSERQYVAVLKGVEETYLPLLELSDTPASIRGKADALFPNWAGLSSFHSQNLLPAMEGALVQSLLQQDCFSKYRERFLQYSHYIRTKPELDSPLVTQAADFFKSKLPAASPLSPLSFPHCLQAPTQRLEQYCEALEELGGINAASDSALPILRHAQRHGEDLRASDLIVGCPTPVVERGELVRQGELMVCGGGRRKRAGARNVFLYQHVVIFTKQKSPGPGRTAYSYKHSIKTGEMGLTQRVGDDGLRFEVWVRQAPRTKDCVTLQAQDREGREAWTHDIAQLLWTHAISNTVHSSCSDSSSVGSQKEGGSPASGRDPRRSSGSTSYSQSHSPSTAV